Proteins from a single region of Flavobacterium sp. K5-23:
- the ettA gene encoding energy-dependent translational throttle protein EttA, with protein MSDDKKVIFSMSKLSKTYQGADKPVLKNIYLSFFYGAKIGILGLNGSGKSSLLKIIAGVDKNYQGDVVFAPGYSVGYLEQEPILDDSKTVIEIVREGVAETMAVLEEFNQINDSFGLPEVYEDADKMEKLMDRQALLQDKIDALGAWEIDTKLEIAMDALRTPDADTPIKNLSGGERRRVALCRLLLQQPDVLLLDEPTNHLDAESVLWLEQHLAQYAGTVIAVTHDRYFLDNVAGWILELDRGEGIPWKGNYSSWLDQKSSRMALEEKVVSKRRKNLERELDWVRQGAKGRQTKQKARLQNYDKLLNEDQKALDEKLEIYIPNGPRLGTNVIEAKGVAKAYGDKLLYDNLNFTLPQAGIVGIIGPNGAGKSTIFRMIMGEEKPDAGEFSIGDTVKIAYVDQAHSNIDPNKSIWENFCDGQELIMMGGRQVNSRAYLSRFNFGGSDQNKKVSTLSGGERNRLHLAMTLKEEGNVLLLDEPTNDLDINTLRALEEGLDNFAGCAVVISHDRWFLDRICTHILAFEGDSEVYYFEGGFSEYEENKKKRLGGDLTPKRLKYRKLIRS; from the coding sequence ATGTCAGACGATAAAAAAGTAATTTTCTCAATGTCAAAATTGAGTAAAACTTATCAAGGAGCAGATAAACCCGTTCTTAAAAACATCTATTTAAGCTTTTTCTACGGAGCTAAAATTGGTATTCTAGGTCTTAACGGATCAGGAAAATCTTCATTATTAAAAATTATTGCCGGGGTTGATAAAAATTACCAAGGTGATGTAGTATTTGCTCCAGGTTACAGTGTTGGTTATTTAGAGCAAGAACCAATTCTTGATGACAGTAAAACGGTTATCGAAATTGTACGTGAAGGTGTTGCCGAAACAATGGCAGTTCTAGAAGAGTTCAATCAAATCAATGATAGTTTTGGTCTTCCTGAGGTTTATGAAGATGCTGACAAAATGGAGAAATTGATGGACCGTCAGGCTTTATTGCAAGATAAAATTGATGCTCTTGGTGCTTGGGAAATTGATACTAAATTAGAAATAGCTATGGATGCATTACGTACTCCAGATGCTGATACTCCTATAAAAAACCTTTCTGGTGGAGAACGCCGTCGTGTGGCTCTATGTCGTTTGTTATTGCAACAACCTGATGTTTTGTTACTGGATGAGCCTACGAATCACTTGGATGCGGAAAGTGTACTTTGGTTAGAACAACATTTAGCGCAATACGCAGGAACAGTTATCGCTGTAACGCACGATAGATATTTCCTTGATAATGTAGCAGGATGGATTTTAGAGTTGGATAGAGGAGAAGGTATTCCTTGGAAAGGGAATTACTCTTCTTGGTTAGACCAAAAATCAAGCCGTATGGCTTTAGAAGAAAAAGTAGTTTCTAAAAGAAGAAAAAACTTGGAACGTGAGTTGGACTGGGTTCGTCAAGGAGCCAAAGGTCGTCAAACGAAACAAAAAGCACGTTTACAGAACTACGATAAATTGTTGAATGAAGATCAAAAAGCATTAGACGAGAAATTAGAAATCTATATCCCGAATGGTCCCCGTTTAGGAACTAATGTAATAGAAGCAAAAGGTGTCGCTAAAGCATATGGTGATAAATTACTGTATGACAACTTGAACTTTACTTTACCTCAGGCTGGAATTGTTGGAATTATCGGGCCAAACGGTGCGGGTAAATCGACTATTTTCAGAATGATTATGGGAGAAGAAAAGCCAGATGCTGGAGAGTTTTCGATAGGAGATACAGTAAAAATCGCTTATGTAGATCAAGCACACTCTAATATTGATCCTAATAAATCAATCTGGGAAAACTTCTGTGATGGTCAAGAATTGATTATGATGGGAGGACGCCAGGTGAATTCTCGTGCTTATTTAAGCCGTTTTAACTTTGGTGGTAGCGATCAAAACAAGAAAGTATCTACACTTTCAGGAGGAGAGCGTAACCGTTTACACCTTGCAATGACTTTGAAAGAAGAAGGAAACGTATTGTTACTGGATGAGCCTACGAATGATTTGGATATTAATACTTTGCGTGCACTTGAAGAAGGTTTAGATAACTTTGCTGGTTGTGCGGTAGTAATTTCTCACGACAGATGGTTCTTAGACAGAATTTGTACACACATTCTAGCTTTCGAAGGTGATTCTGAAGTGTATTACTTTGAAGGTGGTTTCTCTGAATATGAAGAAAATAAAAAGAAACGTTTAGGTGGTGATTTAACTCCAAAACGTTTGAAATACAGAAAATTAATCAGAAGTTAA
- a CDS encoding thiol-disulfide oxidoreductase DCC family protein, with amino-acid sequence MLNLPQNKKIILFDGVCNLCDSAVQFVIKHDKKDVFRFASLQSEIGQEIIKHIGIDTQKIDSIILYQPGIAYYYKSEAALEIAKNLGGLFSFATIFKILPTALSNVIYDYVAKNRYKWYGKKDSCMIPTLELKSKFLD; translated from the coding sequence ATGCTAAACCTTCCTCAAAATAAAAAAATAATACTCTTTGATGGCGTTTGCAATTTGTGTGACTCAGCTGTTCAATTTGTTATTAAACACGATAAAAAAGATGTTTTTAGATTCGCTTCTTTACAGTCGGAGATTGGTCAGGAGATTATTAAACATATTGGAATTGACACGCAAAAAATTGATAGCATAATATTGTACCAACCCGGTATTGCTTATTATTATAAATCGGAAGCAGCATTAGAAATTGCAAAAAATCTTGGTGGGCTATTCTCGTTTGCAACAATTTTTAAAATTCTGCCTACAGCATTAAGCAATGTTATATATGATTACGTGGCCAAAAACCGTTACAAATGGTATGGTAAAAAAGATAGCTGTATGATTCCAACACTGGAATTAAAATCAAAATTTTTAGATTAA